CCGCTGCTCCATCCGATCCAACGCTCAGATCCGCTTCCAATGTCCTCCAATTCCGCCGCCGACGGCACCCGTCCTCTCCGCCTCCCGCCGCCCTGCTCCCACCTCGCCGCCTACCGCTCATGCGGCGGCGCCGCCGGGGGTGGTGGCCTCCGCTCCCTCCACCgctgcctccgccgccgcccgCCCCTTGGACGCCCGGAGGTCCACCGCGAACCCGGGGAGGTCCCCCGCTGCGCCTCCTGCCGCCGCGGGGGCCCCCGGCTCTACGCCTGCCTCGCCTGCGCTGCCGTTTCCTGCCTTCACCACGCCCCGGACCACGCCTCCGCCCCCGGTCACGAGATCGCCGTCGACGTCGATCGAGCCGAGCTCTTCTGCGCGGCGTGTCTTGATCAGGTGTACGACCACGATTTCGACGCCGCCGTCGTGATCGCGCTCACCATGCCCGCCGCTTCCCGCCCTCCGCCGCCGCAGCCAGGGAGCCGGGCGAAGCGGCCCCGGAGGGTGGAGTACCGGCCGTGGGCGCCGGATGCGCCCGAGCGGGCCGTGATCGGGCGGAGATCAAGCTTGTTGATCGTCCGCGAGGGCAATGCCTCCTCTTCATCTACCATCACCACTGCGAATTCGAcggcggccgccgccgccgccacctcctgCGCCACGTCTTCCGCTCCGTTGCCATGGGGTTTGAGGGGTTTGAACAACCTCGGCAACACCTGCTTCATGAACTCTGTTCTCCAGGCCCTGCTCCACACGCCGTTGCTAAGGAACTATTTCTTGAGCGACCGACACAACCGCATGGTTTGCCAACAGAAGAGCAGAAAGAAGGCTTACAGCAAAGAGAGAAGCAATGCCCGAGACGCGACGGTGGGATTGCAATTTTGTCTGGCCTGTGATTTAGACGCGATGTACTCGGCTGTCTTCTCTGGCGATCGGAAGCCTTACAGCCCTGCCAAATTCCTTTACAGGTCCTTTTATTTCCCTAAATTTCTCCTCttcagaaaacaaaaaagaaaaaaaaaaatctgatttttaggcttcaagttatcAAATTTTTTTCCGCGTCGTTGTTGAAGGGAAGGTTTCGAGAATTATCTTTGAATCGATGATCTGTTGAATGGCTTTTCTCCTTGCGTGCTTGCCAGGACAAAGCTGAGAATGTCGAACTTTACTTCTAATGGATTTTGATAGGTTAATGTTGCTTCTTTTaactaatattataaaattatattttgtgTTTGTTTTGCTTTCTTAATATGAAAACAAGAGTCGAATGCGGTCAACAAGTTTTTCAATTTTGGTTTTGGTTTTGCTTCAAAGTTTTCTTTTActttctctttttgttttctgGTTGAAGTGTTTTTCTGTTTTATTGAACTTTGATTTGAGACCTCTTTCTTTATAAGTTGATATGTGCTTGCAAGTGAGCACTTATTCTGCTCATAACAGGTAGAATTGATAGTTGTAAAAAGGAATTTAGCATATTCCACTAGTGAAAGTGAAGCTTTTTACTTGACGGGATAATAATTTTTACCAGCAACAGTTAATCACAACACCCTATTCGATATAACTTCAAGGCTTTTGTGTTTTATTTTGGATCTGAAAAATACTATCTGAAAATTCTTTTAAGGTTGGTTAGATCTTTCAATCATGCTTGCTTGGTGAGAATTAATAGCTAATCATTGATGCGCATGTTTCTCGTAATACCTAAAGTAGTTAGTCTATTATTTGCTTTAGTTAAAAGTTATCCATTGCATTCCATGTGTTCTTCCTGACTGGTTACCATCCACAGAACCTCTTTTGGTATTAATTCTGCAATGCTCATTAAACACATCATCAACTTCCTATGGTACTGGTTTTCAGCCTACTTTGGGACTTTGAACAAAGACTGCATCCCACAGTCATGCGAATATGATGTTCTGATTACACAAgacaaaatgcagttaaatagtTCCTTGATGGTTAAGTTTTTCCAATTTCAATGCACCTTAAGTTTTTTGTCAAGTTGTTTATTTCATGGGATACCTTCTGAGATTTTGACTGAATCTGACTTTTTTACAACTGAGAATTTTGGATGTCACAGTTGGTGGCGATATGCATCAAACCTTGCAAATTACCAACAACACGATGCACATGAATTTTTTATTTGCATGCTTGATGGAATCCATGAAAAAGAGCAGGATCCAGGCAAACGTCCCAGTCATGGTAATATGCTTTTCTGCATTCATCTTCTCTTTTTAGAATTTTGATGCAACTATTGTCATACAACTTTATTAGTTTGCATTACTCATTTACTAACGTGTCAGTTCTCAGTTTTTATGTGATTTCCAAATCATATCTGGTAAAACCTCATTATGAGGTGTTTGGAAATGACAGAACTTTTGCTCCTAGCAAGTTCCATGGTGATTTGAAGTTCCGAAGGTGTCTGCCAGCTTAGCTGGTAAAGTCTTAGGCTCGAATTCATCCTTCACCACTTATCTTATCCTTTACACACAAAAAGATGGTGATTTTAATTTCTTTCCTACACGGTTTTTTCTCTGAATTGTGGATCTTTATTTTGACATGGGATCAATAATACTCAGTCCATGGTTGTTAATCATGAGCCTAACCTCTGACATTGGTTATATGTTAATTGGCTATTTGCATGAAAAGATGCAATCTTCTCAACTGGTTGTTGCTTGTATGATTATCTATTTCATATGCTGGAATACTAGTAAAGACTAGTAAATGGAAAGTTATAAAATTTGTATCTTCTAAATCTCACTTGTCAGCTAAAACCGAATTTTGGAGTTTGTATCCTCATCCAtaccttcctttctttttgttcttctttactGGATTCCTTGTGTGGTTAACATGAACCGAACCTTCAGTTCCTTTTTAGTTTGCCTTTTCAAGTAGTAGGTTGTTTATTAGCAATAGATCAATGTTGTTGCTATAGTGCAAACAAAAGAGATGGTGATTGATGTTCACAAAATCTTTACTGGTTGAGTGAGAGAAAATTTTATTAGTGAAAGTCCAAACTATCATATGGTTCTATCTGTAGGTGTCAGAGCATTCTCCATGCAGTTTCTGTATCAACCCTACTTTGACTGGAAAAAGGCTTAGACAATGATGAGTAACTAAGCTCTAAGAGGTTGCAACTTCAAAGCAAGCATTTAGCAATGCCGCTTTTTTCTTCATGCTTATGAAATGCATCTCTTGCATGTTTTGGTTGTACCACTGGGATCTGTGGCAAATTATCATCCTCCTGAAAGTGTTCTTAGAGGAATAGGGATTTTGATGTACATTCTTCATTGTAATAGTTAAGCCTAGTAGATTAACAGATGGTTCATATCAGCAGTGACCACATCACTTCATATTATGTTTGTCTACTCATGCAAGGATATCCTAATTTCTTGAAGAAGATTAATGGTAATCTTGCCTtcgttatttttttaaatatttttttatttttctttttgttgaccAATTGTTTCTCTATACTtgctctccatatatatatattttttctgtttGTGCTATATATAGTACATTTTTTCTCTGATTGTTCAGGTTATATGCATAATTTTTGTGTTACAACTTCACCATTATCTTTATTATATGAAGCTGTATTAGTACCTTCTCATTACAACTTCACCATTACAACTTCCCAATCTATTAGCCCATTGCATAAGAATCCTTCGTGTTAGTACCTTCTCATGAACTGTGGATGCTCTTATCCTAAACTATTGTGCCACTGGTCAAACTTTTTGTAATCAAGAAAACTGTACTCTACTGTCGTTCCTTTTCTTTGTGCTATGTATAGCATGatagttttttcttcttttcttgttctttgaTGAGAAAATTATTAAAACATGTTGATGCCTAGGATTGCATGGCCAGACATTTATAGTCATCTTCCCCCCCCCTTCTTTTTTTGCAGTAAGCAGTGGAGAATGTTGCATTGCTCATAGGGTGTTTTCTGGTACCTTGAGATCCGATGTCACTTGCACCATGTGTGGGTTCACATCTACAACATATGACCCTTGCGTGGACATCTCCTTGGACTTGGATTCTAAGCAGGATCCTACGAAGGTGACAGGCTCAAAGCTTCACATGAATGGTGGAGAAGCCAATTCGATGTTTGCAAGCCAAACATGTGGAACTTCTACCCTTATGGAGTGTCTGGAACGATTCACCAGGCCTGAAAAATTGGGCGCTGATCAGAAGCTCTTCTGCCAACATTGTCAAGTTAGGCAGGAATCCCTCAAACAGATGTCTATAAGAAAGATCCCACTGGTAACTTGCTTTCACATCAAGCGGTTTGAGCATTCATCAATGAGAAAAATGTCACGGAAGGTTGATCAATATCTGCACTTTCCATTTTCCCTGGACTTGGCCCCATACCTCTCATCCTCCATCCTCAGGGCTAGATACGGCAATCGGGTGTTTGCTTCAAGTGGTGATGATTCAGACACTTCAATTGAGTCGATATCAAACTTGGAATTATTTGCAGTTGTTACACATAGTGGTAAATTAGATGCTGGCCATTATCTAACATATTTACGACTCAATAGTCAGTGGTACAGATGCGATGATGCATGGATCACTTGTGTCAGTGAAAGGGTGGTGAGAGCTTCACAGGCATATATGCTGTTCTATGTACAGAAAATTCTTTACTACAAAGCAAGCGAGAACGTGGTCGTCTCTTGAATTGTTCATCTGACCTTGTCAATAACAAGGTCCGGTCCCGGTAACAGAAAGTTGAAGATCCAAACAGTGGAGTGCTGATTTACCATGTACTCTTGCTCCGAAGAGTTTTAGAGGCAACCTTCATACATGTTGAACAAATTGGTTCATCTGACATATTTTTTGACCCAATGAGTTGtcaatttttggtacaacttaacaGTCCAATAGCTGTGTAATTTGTTCAGAAGCCTGTAAACTCACTTTTAATATTAAAGCAAACCTTTTTGAGGCTGTCCTCTCAGTAACTAGAATCGTTTTCATTAAGCATACTCAACTGGATGGTTGGTGATGATGGATGGCTCAATAACAGTTTTTAGCATGGATTATGAAAAGTCTATAATGATTGAAGGTGCCCTTTTGCATGGTATTAGCTATATGTCCATTGCATGGCCTTCATTAACAAACAAATGTTGTATCAATTTTTCGTTTATTCTCCATTGTAACAAACAAATGTTGTatcaaattttcatttattttttttctccaatACAATGGTTGAGCTTGCTCTTTGGGCATCAGTTTCCTAGAGAAGGAAAAAGCATGGGGTGGTTGTTGATCTTGACCCACTAATTTGTCATCTCAGTtaaatgatctctctctctctctctctctctctcgcaaagGGTGAGCGATAGAGGTGGATTTTGAAATAGAATCTTGGTTTTTTTTTATTCACGCTCGAATGTGTGGGTTTTTTTTAGATGGGTATTACATTCTAGAAGCAGTGCAGCTGACATCCGCAGTTGGGATGTGGATGTCATATAATCcgtttatttatatgtatatatatatatatatatatatatatatatatatatatatatatatatatatatatataaatataatttgttttcttattttattttatttttcctgcaAAATCCTTATTATTCATATATAATCTGTTTGAAGAAAAATTAGTATATGACTGACACCACTTCGATCGTGTAAAGATTGACTCAATGCACGAGACTTTCAAAGAAGATTGTAAACTTATTCTTGCAAAAATATACATTAGTTTTGGTGACTAAAATCCTCATCACCAATGCAACACTGATCTGAATGTTTTATTCATGCTGAACAAGTCCGATAATGGATTCGTGCATGAAACTCCGTTCGTTTCGGAAAAACATCTTTATATATGATTACATAGCAACAATCAtttgtggtatatatatatatatatatatatatatatatatatatatatatatatattcatctttATATATGATATCATAGCAGCAATCATTTGTGGTGTATACATGTCATgttgaaacttattcgtaagtctCAGATGATAACAATGTGATGGATAATAATGTGATGATCTAAATGGCCGCCCATGTCAAGCCAAGGGTTTTGGTGTTTCAAGTGGAGGAGATAGTTATGGATTTAAATGAAGAAACTACCAAGTCTAAAAATGTCATAATACTAACACAACCACTTCTACATTCGCCAGAAAAATATACAGCAAAACAAATGGACAGCATTTTACATGCACCAAATCTCATCAATCAAACAAACAAACATCATCATCCATAAGCAGCAGGATGAACATACTAGCTCAAGGGTAGTGGTAATATCATAGTATAGACCACCGAAGAGCATATTATCAAATTTCCTGTTGTGTGCATCCAACAAGATGTTTCAAATGTTGATATTTACAATCTCTATATTGTCCGCTATGTCCTAAAATAAATGCACAGGTAACAGCAGATATACTGTCCTTGGATCAATGGCATGAACAACAGATTTCCTTTGGCGACATCCTCTATCGTCGATGCCATCTTCACTGGTGCAAGGATCCCGACATTCCCCTTAGGGTCTTTCCATAACGTTTTCTTATTTCCCATAGTTGTTCTCCTACTTCTTTCATAGCAGGACGACTGGAACGTGTAGGGGCAGCACAATCAAATGCAAGGTCGAGCATCATCCCAATTATCTCATCATCAACGTTCTCCTCCAGTAATGGGTCCAATATGTCCTTAACATTTCCTTCGCTATGCTTCTTGAAAGCCTGCAGTAAGTGGCATATTTTAATTAGAGTGTGGGAGATGACAAATAGCTTCAGAGGCCAAAATCAGCAGAGATGTTTTGAACAAGTAACGGAACTAGTTattgcatatttgcaaacatcattATGGATTTTATAGAAACCAGAGATTCATTTAGTCAATGTAAATTTTGGAAAAGAAATTTTACTATAGCATTCCGGACTAACTAAATATCTTTATTTAATTTGAGGAACTTAATTACCAGGACATATATGCAGCCAAGGGGCACAAGATTTCATGCAATgcaataagcttttgaggagaaagAGACACCAATGCATACCCATCTTACAGTGATCCTTTCGTCAGCATTTCTTTTGAGATCTACTGGTCGCCGCCCGGAAATAATTTCAATGAGCAAAATTCCAAAGGAAAATACGTCGCTCTTTGGAGTGAGTTGATATGTCCTTAGGTATTCTGGATCAAGGTACCCAGCAGTTCCTTTCACTTTGGTTGATATGTGAGTTTGATCTGTGTCTGATAAACCACTCCTTGCAAACCCAAAATCAGACACCTTTGCTCTATAGCTTTCTGTCAGCAGAATATTTGATGACTTCACATCTCGGTGAATTATTGTTTTTTCTGTCAACACAACAATTCTTGTCACATCACATATTGAGCCAGATGAACTAGAACAGTTTTACATGGTACTGGTCCAATAAATTGACTGGAGAGTTTGCACATCTGGATGACATGTACACATCTTTGAGACCAATAAACTCATAAATACAGATTAAGCAAGGATGCACAAACTCCAATATCCTGGCACACTTGGCACATAATGCACCCACATATAGAAAGCATTGAGTTACATATGCATCAACACAAttagaataaataaatacatgCATAATCCCATTGCTCAAGAATACCATGAAAAATTGGAAAATGTTTGTGACATTATTTGTGTAATGAACAACATTTTTCAAGCAACGGAATCTACAAAAGCATATAGTATGCGATTGAGTTCCTATAAACTTCATATAAACATATGCTTCTAGATACTTAAGCAGACTTAATTTCAGCCTACGATAAGTAATAACAAACTCACTGAAGAGAAAACAGAAGCTGTTATCATAACAAACAATCATTATTATATTTTACTGATACCAACCTTATTCAAGATGTAGCAACTAGTAACTACCACTTCAAAAGTTAAGCTCTaaaccaaaaaaaatatttttactgtGATGTCCATGGTGACTCATCACCATCTTACTTGACTGGTGTTGACATGATAACATGAGGATGACAAATGATTACAAGAGACGACAATATAAAAATTTACTGATGACAGACAGACTGGAATTTTCATAAATAACATAAGGATGACAAAAAATGATTGCGACGGATGACAATAGATCAGTGTAAAGGATTCTATACATCACAACAGATGGCAACTGATGACAGTAGACCAGGAGAGCTTCATGATTCTGTACAACTTCTGGAATTTTAAACTTCCATTTCCTTTAGGCCAGTGTCAAGGAAGAGCCTGAAACCACCAGCAAGTTTAGATGTCTTTCAAAATAAGCATTAAGCTCTGTTGGAAATTGGCAACAGGTGCCTTCTTTACATAAAACGATTGATGTACACTCACTCATTTACATCATTTTCTTATGATCAATGACCCACGACAACAAGCATTCTATCAGATTCCTCAGTAACTGCAGGCAAGAGGTACTTGCCAAATGCCAATAAGGCAAGTTAATGTTTAAAGAGACCTAAGAGGCATATTACATTTCTAAATCCAAGGGGTAACCTTCCAGGGTATCTGTAGCCTCAGGAAGGTTATAAACGAACAAGATGCCAAGGATTGCTCCCTAGAAATTATCTGTTGTTTGGGCACAGATCATAAGCCTAGAGATGTTTTTCTTCCTTGAGTGTTTCTTTGAGCCATTAGAAGCCTGTTTAGTCTCTTATTCATGGTATCTATATCAATTCCatgatgatgataatgtcatTCTATTTCCTTCTTTCCACTGCATGCATCACTGCCAAGGTTGTACGACAAGGTTCATTTTCATATTATAACCCTTCTTTCTGCAAAGAGAAGGGAAATGGGATAGGT
This DNA window, taken from Musa acuminata AAA Group cultivar baxijiao chromosome BXJ3-7, Cavendish_Baxijiao_AAA, whole genome shotgun sequence, encodes the following:
- the LOC135642393 gene encoding ubiquitin C-terminal hydrolase 22-like; translation: MSSNSAADGTRPLRLPPPCSHLAAYRSCGGAAGGGGLRSLHRCLRRRPPLGRPEVHREPGEVPRCASCRRGGPRLYACLACAAVSCLHHAPDHASAPGHEIAVDVDRAELFCAACLDQVYDHDFDAAVVIALTMPAASRPPPPQPGSRAKRPRRVEYRPWAPDAPERAVIGRRSSLLIVREGNASSSSTITTANSTAAAAAATSCATSSAPLPWGLRGLNNLGNTCFMNSVLQALLHTPLLRNYFLSDRHNRMVCQQKSRKKAYSKERSNARDATVGLQFCLACDLDAMYSAVFSGDRKPYSPAKFLYSWWRYASNLANYQQHDAHEFFICMLDGIHEKEQDPGKRPSHVSSGECCIAHRVFSGTLRSDVTCTMCGFTSTTYDPCVDISLDLDSKQDPTKVTGSKLHMNGGEANSMFASQTCGTSTLMECLERFTRPEKLGADQKLFCQHCQVRQESLKQMSIRKIPLVTCFHIKRFEHSSMRKMSRKVDQYLHFPFSLDLAPYLSSSILRARYGNRVFASSGDDSDTSIESISNLELFAVVTHSGKLDAGHYLTYLRLNSQWYRCDDAWITCVSERVVRASQAYMLFYVQKILYYKASENVVVS